Proteins found in one Anaeromicrobium sediminis genomic segment:
- a CDS encoding ABC transporter ATP-binding protein — protein MSDILLEVKNLKKYFKTPKGMLHAVDDVSFKLKKGTTLGLVGESGCGKSTTGRVLLRLLEATGGEVIYDGKNIMDLSNDQMRKLRKEMQMIFQDPFSSLNPRMTVSEIIEEPIKLHKLIKDKEKRFEKVLELMELVGLSERLINTYPHELDGGRRQRIGIARALALDTKFIVCDEPVSALDVSIQAQILNLMKELQEKLGLTYIFITHDLSVVNHFADEIAVMYLGKIVERAPSEELFNNPIHPYTKALLSAIPRPTLKKTHEKIILKGEITSPINPETNCRFSNRCIYTTEICKLKEPTLENICENHSVACHIVNRK, from the coding sequence GTGTCTGATATATTACTAGAAGTAAAAAATTTGAAGAAATATTTTAAGACCCCAAAGGGCATGTTGCATGCTGTAGATGATGTAAGTTTTAAACTAAAAAAGGGAACAACTCTTGGCCTTGTGGGGGAATCTGGTTGTGGTAAATCTACAACGGGACGAGTTCTCTTAAGATTATTAGAAGCCACTGGTGGAGAAGTAATATATGATGGAAAGAACATTATGGATTTAAGTAATGATCAAATGAGAAAACTCAGAAAAGAAATGCAAATGATTTTCCAAGATCCCTTTTCATCTTTAAACCCAAGAATGACAGTAAGTGAGATTATAGAAGAACCAATTAAGTTACATAAGCTAATCAAGGATAAAGAAAAGCGCTTTGAAAAGGTTCTTGAGCTAATGGAGTTAGTAGGGCTCTCAGAGCGATTAATTAATACCTATCCCCACGAACTTGATGGAGGAAGAAGGCAACGAATTGGTATAGCAAGGGCTTTGGCTCTAGATACAAAGTTTATCGTGTGCGATGAACCTGTGTCCGCCTTAGACGTTTCCATTCAGGCACAGATACTCAATTTAATGAAAGAGTTACAGGAAAAACTAGGGCTTACTTATATCTTTATTACTCATGACCTATCCGTAGTAAATCATTTTGCAGATGAAATAGCAGTTATGTATCTAGGGAAAATTGTTGAAAGAGCCCCTTCAGAAGAGTTGTTTAATAACCCAATACATCCTTACACAAAAGCTTTATTATCAGCAATTCCAAGGCCAACCCTTAAGAAAACCCATGAGAAGATAATATTAAAGGGGGAGATTACTTCTCCTATTAATCCAGAGACAAACTGTCGATTCTCAAATCGTTGTATTTATACAACGGAAATATGCAAGTTAAAGGAACCAACCTTAGAAAATATATGTGAAAATCATTCTGTTGCATGTCATATTGTTAATAGAAAGTAA
- a CDS encoding ABC transporter permease, which translates to MSETSINRAENIKKKYKKRSQSADVWRRLKRNRMAMIGIFVIMIFLTMAIFADFIADYNSEVIKLNVKERLQEPSSNHWFGTDEYGRDIFSRIVHGTRISLFVGVISVGIALTFGGTLGAISGYYGGKLDNIVMRLLDVLLAIPAILLAITIVASMGASIVNLMIAVGISNIPGFARVVRAAVLSVKDQEYIEAARSIGAKDHTIIIKHVLPNCLAPIIVYSTLKVATAIMATAGLSFIGLGVKPPAPEWGSMLAGGRAFIRDKMYIVLFPGLAIMATILSLNLIGDGLRDALDPRLK; encoded by the coding sequence ATGAGTGAGACTTCTATTAATAGGGCAGAAAATATTAAGAAAAAATATAAGAAAAGAAGTCAATCTGCTGATGTTTGGCGTCGATTAAAGAGAAATAGGATGGCCATGATAGGAATCTTTGTAATTATGATTTTCTTAACTATGGCAATTTTTGCAGATTTTATAGCTGATTACAATAGTGAGGTTATTAAACTAAATGTGAAAGAAAGGCTGCAGGAACCAAGCTCTAACCATTGGTTTGGAACTGATGAATATGGACGAGATATATTTTCAAGAATTGTTCATGGAACAAGAATTTCTCTATTTGTAGGGGTGATCTCTGTAGGAATTGCCTTAACCTTTGGTGGGACTCTAGGGGCCATTTCAGGCTATTATGGGGGGAAACTTGACAATATAGTTATGAGACTTCTGGATGTTCTCCTTGCCATTCCAGCCATTTTATTAGCCATAACTATTGTGGCATCAATGGGGGCTAGTATTGTTAACTTAATGATTGCCGTTGGAATTTCCAATATACCAGGTTTTGCACGGGTAGTAAGGGCAGCCGTTTTGAGTGTAAAAGACCAAGAGTATATAGAAGCGGCAAGATCCATTGGAGCAAAGGATCATACTATTATTATTAAGCATGTACTACCAAACTGTCTAGCACCTATTATTGTATACTCAACCCTAAAGGTGGCAACGGCTATCATGGCTACGGCAGGACTTAGTTTCATTGGTCTTGGTGTAAAACCACCAGCACCAGAATGGGGAAGCATGTTAGCAGGAGGACGTGCTTTTATTAGGGATAAAATGTATATAGTACTCTTTCCTGGCTTAGCAATTATGGCAACAATTTTATCACTTAACTTAATTGGAGATGGACTTAGGGATGCCCTTGATCCAAGATTGAAATAA
- a CDS encoding YibE/F family protein: protein MRNYKSSVVMIILMILVVGILIVDRENDSKIEDVFEVKARVMKVNNDNLIQSNIANMGVQNLEVRILEGEFKGQFTNSLNTLVGNLSVENTYKKGDTIIVAIRIEDGKIADSKAIDLYRQNYHVLLFGTFVICLIIFAKQIGIKALFSFIMSLFVIWKFLIPGLLEGKDPLLLSMWVLVLLTAIILFSISGITKKGVAAFVGTITGLSITIGLTLFFGSRMELYGMTAPFAETLMFNGHLDLDMRKIFYAAIVIGASGAAMDIAMDVASSMYEIKSHKPNISMKDLIKSGFNVGRDVVGTMTTTLLLAYSGGYLTLLMLFMDKNSSFNRIINFKIVSAEIMRTVIGSIGLVLVAPITAIVAGIIYSKVKENVTN, encoded by the coding sequence ATGAGAAATTACAAAAGCAGCGTAGTTATGATAATACTAATGATATTAGTAGTTGGAATTTTAATAGTTGATAGGGAGAATGATTCAAAGATAGAAGATGTATTTGAAGTGAAGGCTAGAGTTATGAAGGTGAACAATGATAATTTAATACAGTCTAATATTGCAAATATGGGAGTGCAAAATTTAGAAGTGAGGATACTAGAAGGAGAATTTAAAGGACAATTTACTAATTCTCTAAATACTTTAGTGGGCAATTTATCAGTGGAAAATACCTATAAAAAGGGAGACACAATAATAGTAGCCATTAGGATCGAAGACGGAAAAATAGCAGATAGTAAGGCCATTGATTTATATAGACAAAACTACCATGTACTATTATTTGGTACTTTCGTAATATGCTTAATTATATTTGCAAAGCAAATAGGAATTAAGGCATTATTCTCATTTATAATGAGTTTGTTTGTCATATGGAAATTTCTAATTCCAGGACTCCTTGAAGGAAAGGACCCACTATTATTATCCATGTGGGTACTAGTATTACTTACGGCAATAATTTTATTTTCCATATCTGGAATTACTAAAAAGGGAGTGGCAGCCTTTGTAGGAACCATAACAGGACTGTCCATAACTATAGGATTGACCTTATTCTTTGGAAGTAGGATGGAGTTGTATGGAATGACAGCCCCCTTTGCAGAAACCCTAATGTTTAATGGACATCTTGATCTAGATATGAGAAAAATATTTTATGCGGCCATAGTAATTGGAGCTTCAGGTGCAGCCATGGATATAGCCATGGATGTGGCATCATCCATGTATGAAATTAAAAGTCATAAACCCAATATTTCCATGAAAGACCTTATAAAATCAGGATTTAATGTGGGACGAGATGTGGTAGGAACTATGACAACTACCCTTTTATTGGCTTATTCGGGTGGGTATCTAACATTACTTATGCTTTTTATGGATAAAAACTCTAGTTTTAATAGAATAATAAATTTCAAAATAGTATCAGCAGAAATAATGAGGACCGTAATAGGTAGTATAGGATTAGTATTAGTGGCCCCTATTACAGCAATAGTAGCAGGTATTATATATAGTAAAGTAAAAGAAAATGTAACTAATTAG
- a CDS encoding ABC transporter substrate-binding protein — translation METFKINEKNHMIKYDMKMNKGGLRLLKKVLCMCMVLVLILGTLSGCGSKVENPGNERANNEKENTQKAEIVKDEIKVALESDIVSLDPQGHNDTASEKVSFLLFNRLFKLNTEFEAVPDLVEEWSQPSDKEWLLKIKEGVKFHDGTEITSEDVKFSMERSKESPTVQHVLAEVEKVEIVDKYTVKVTTKVVFAPFLYTLAHAGVSIVPKHYVESDDNWKMPVGSGQYKFVEWVSGDKVVLGKYDEYYDEADRGMAKKITFKVIPEGTSRTIALETGEVDIIASLESMDSAKVEENPELSLYEKPSTSIAYVGMNVEKAPFDNVLVRRAMNYAIDKEAILEISLNGAGTVAKSVTSTAIMGQKDGDYIYDPEKAKELLKEAGYDGNLTIDLWASGDLRKRTAEVVQANLMEVGVTANIEMFEWGAYLEATNSGKQSMFVLGWTSNPDPDATLTPQFSKGSIRAQNRTRYVSEKVEQLLADGRVELDLAKRKAIYNELHATVMEDAPWVPLYVSNKLVGANSQLKGVELNPQGLANLHKLHY, via the coding sequence ATGGAGACATTTAAAATAAATGAGAAAAATCACATGATTAAATACGACATGAAAATGAATAAGGGAGGGTTAAGGTTGTTAAAAAAAGTGTTATGTATGTGTATGGTCCTAGTTCTTATTTTAGGTACACTTTCAGGCTGCGGATCTAAGGTAGAAAATCCAGGTAATGAAAGAGCTAATAATGAAAAGGAGAATACACAAAAGGCTGAAATTGTTAAGGATGAAATCAAAGTAGCACTAGAATCAGATATTGTATCATTAGATCCTCAAGGACATAATGATACGGCATCAGAAAAAGTATCATTTTTACTATTTAACAGACTCTTTAAATTAAATACGGAATTTGAAGCAGTGCCAGATTTAGTTGAAGAATGGTCACAACCATCAGACAAGGAATGGTTATTAAAAATCAAAGAAGGAGTTAAGTTCCACGATGGGACAGAAATCACATCTGAAGATGTTAAGTTCAGTATGGAAAGATCAAAGGAATCTCCAACAGTACAACATGTTTTAGCAGAAGTAGAAAAGGTAGAAATTGTAGATAAGTATACGGTAAAAGTCACAACCAAAGTGGTTTTTGCACCATTTTTATATACTCTTGCCCATGCAGGTGTATCTATTGTGCCTAAACACTATGTGGAATCGGATGATAACTGGAAAATGCCAGTTGGATCAGGTCAATATAAGTTTGTAGAGTGGGTATCAGGGGATAAGGTAGTATTAGGAAAATATGATGAGTATTATGACGAAGCTGACAGGGGTATGGCTAAAAAGATCACTTTTAAAGTAATACCAGAAGGAACAAGTAGAACAATTGCCCTTGAAACAGGAGAAGTAGATATTATTGCAAGTTTAGAGTCTATGGATTCAGCTAAAGTAGAAGAAAATCCAGAGTTATCTTTATATGAAAAACCATCCACATCAATTGCCTATGTTGGAATGAATGTTGAAAAGGCTCCTTTTGACAATGTACTTGTAAGGAGAGCTATGAACTATGCAATAGACAAGGAGGCAATATTAGAGATTTCATTAAATGGTGCAGGGACTGTTGCTAAGTCAGTAACATCAACAGCCATAATGGGTCAAAAGGATGGGGATTACATATATGATCCAGAAAAGGCAAAGGAACTTTTAAAAGAAGCAGGATATGATGGAAATCTAACTATTGATTTATGGGCATCAGGAGATTTAAGAAAGAGAACTGCTGAAGTTGTTCAGGCTAATTTAATGGAAGTAGGAGTAACTGCTAATATTGAAATGTTTGAATGGGGTGCTTATCTTGAAGCAACTAATTCTGGAAAGCAATCAATGTTCGTCCTTGGATGGACGTCAAATCCAGATCCAGATGCCACATTAACACCACAATTTAGTAAAGGCAGTATTAGAGCACAAAACAGAACAAGATATGTAAGTGAAAAGGTTGAGCAATTATTAGCAGATGGTAGAGTAGAACTAGATTTAGCTAAGCGTAAAGCCATCTATAACGAGTTACATGCAACAGTAATGGAAGATGCACCATGGGTACCTCTTTATGTAAGTAATAAATTAGTTGGTGCAAACAGTCAATTAAAAGGTGTAGAGTTAAATCCACAAGGTTTAGCTAATCTACATAAGCTTCATTACTAA
- a CDS encoding MATE family efflux transporter produces the protein MNERSYMLENEKISKVLMKLSLPATVGMIVNALYNIVDTIFIGRGVGTIAIGALAIAFPIQMIIMAIAQTVGVGGASALSRSLGAKDIERADKVAGNSFISVFIVSIITVVFSFIFMEPILRLFGATENILPYAMEYLKVILLGSLYFPFVVCANNLIRAEGNAKASMIIMVIGTGLNIILDPLFIFVFNMGIAGAAWATIISQFASLVYVGIYMYGGKSALKIRIRHLKLEGSIVKEIFTVGFSSFTRQAAGSVVAIVVNNSLKFYGGDMAISIYGTVNKVIMFLFMPLFGVVQGMQPIVGYNYGAKKVSRVKETVKLSIIVTTILATTSVLIGELFPNLIMKVFTKDKAFIESSASVLRIIIAGIPVIGVQVVGSTLFQSIGKAVPALILSLLRQVLFLIPLVLILPRIGNLGLIGIWMAYPIADILSTAVTGFLLKNEMKKMYSVE, from the coding sequence ATGAACGAAAGAAGTTATATGTTAGAAAATGAGAAAATAAGCAAAGTGTTGATGAAGTTATCATTGCCTGCAACGGTGGGAATGATAGTTAATGCCTTATATAATATAGTAGATACTATATTTATAGGAAGGGGAGTAGGAACCATAGCCATAGGAGCTTTGGCAATAGCCTTTCCCATACAAATGATCATAATGGCCATAGCTCAGACGGTTGGAGTTGGAGGAGCATCTGCCCTATCTAGAAGTCTTGGAGCCAAAGATATAGAAAGGGCAGATAAGGTTGCTGGAAATTCTTTCATATCTGTATTTATTGTAAGTATAATTACTGTAGTATTTAGTTTTATATTTATGGAACCTATACTTAGACTATTTGGAGCTACAGAGAATATACTTCCTTATGCAATGGAATATTTAAAAGTAATACTTTTAGGAAGCCTATATTTTCCCTTTGTAGTTTGTGCTAATAATTTAATAAGGGCAGAAGGTAATGCTAAAGCATCAATGATAATAATGGTAATAGGTACTGGTTTAAACATTATACTAGATCCTCTATTTATATTTGTATTTAATATGGGAATTGCTGGAGCAGCATGGGCCACTATTATTTCTCAATTTGCATCCCTTGTATATGTGGGCATTTACATGTATGGAGGAAAAAGCGCATTAAAAATTAGGATTAGACACTTGAAATTAGAAGGATCCATTGTAAAAGAAATATTTACAGTGGGCTTCTCATCCTTTACAAGACAAGCGGCAGGAAGTGTTGTTGCCATTGTAGTAAATAACTCTCTAAAGTTTTATGGTGGAGATATGGCCATATCCATATATGGAACTGTAAATAAGGTAATAATGTTCTTATTTATGCCTTTGTTTGGAGTAGTTCAAGGTATGCAGCCTATAGTTGGGTATAACTATGGAGCGAAAAAGGTTAGTAGAGTTAAGGAAACGGTAAAGTTATCTATTATAGTCACTACAATATTAGCTACAACTAGTGTATTAATAGGGGAGTTATTTCCTAATTTAATTATGAAAGTGTTTACAAAGGATAAGGCATTTATAGAAAGTAGTGCAAGTGTACTTAGAATCATAATAGCAGGAATACCTGTTATAGGAGTACAAGTGGTAGGATCCACATTGTTTCAATCTATAGGAAAGGCTGTACCAGCCTTAATATTATCACTACTTAGACAGGTGTTATTTTTAATTCCACTAGTTTTAATATTACCAAGAATAGGAAATCTAGGTTTAATAGGAATTTGGATGGCATATCCTATAGCAGATATATTATCAACCG
- a CDS encoding ABC transporter ATP-binding protein — translation MNNKTLEIENLVIQYDTDDGIVEAVNGIDLCLNKGKTIGLVGETGAGKTTMALSILNLIPMPPGKIVSGSIRVDGIHILEKTEKELEGIRGRIVSMIFQDPMTALNPVITVGEQIAEVIRIHQKVDNKEARKKAEKMLELVGIPKGRMLEYPHQFSGGMKQRVVIAIALACSPKLLIADESTTALDVTIQAQVLELMKDLKEKLHMSMIMITHDLGIVAEVCDEVAIMYAGRIVEQGSLVDIFENPKHPYTEGLFNSIPNIDDRKAKLKPIKGLMSDPYNLPKGCAFCDRCDYTMDKCKTMKPEKIIFSESHFVECHIYKDNKNYTLKYGDKKY, via the coding sequence TTGAATAATAAAACACTGGAAATAGAAAACCTTGTGATTCAGTATGACACAGATGATGGCATTGTGGAAGCTGTGAATGGTATTGACTTGTGCCTAAATAAGGGTAAAACTATAGGTCTAGTAGGCGAAACGGGGGCGGGAAAAACAACTATGGCCCTTTCTATTTTAAATCTAATTCCAATGCCTCCAGGAAAAATAGTGAGTGGTTCCATTAGGGTAGATGGTATTCACATATTGGAAAAAACAGAAAAGGAACTAGAAGGGATTAGGGGAAGGATTGTTTCAATGATTTTCCAAGATCCTATGACTGCACTCAATCCTGTTATTACAGTAGGAGAGCAGATTGCAGAAGTAATAAGAATTCATCAAAAGGTGGACAACAAAGAAGCCAGGAAAAAAGCAGAAAAAATGCTTGAACTAGTGGGTATTCCAAAGGGACGAATGCTTGAATATCCACATCAGTTTTCAGGTGGCATGAAACAAAGGGTTGTTATTGCCATTGCTTTAGCCTGTAGCCCCAAGTTACTCATTGCAGATGAATCAACAACGGCTCTAGATGTAACAATACAGGCTCAAGTATTGGAACTAATGAAGGACTTAAAGGAAAAGTTACATATGTCCATGATTATGATTACCCATGACCTAGGGATAGTGGCAGAAGTATGTGATGAAGTGGCTATTATGTATGCAGGAAGAATCGTAGAGCAGGGAAGTCTAGTTGATATATTTGAAAATCCAAAGCATCCATATACGGAGGGACTTTTTAATTCCATTCCAAATATTGATGATAGAAAAGCTAAGTTAAAACCTATTAAAGGCTTAATGTCAGATCCTTATAACTTACCAAAGGGATGTGCCTTTTGTGATAGATGTGATTATACCATGGATAAGTGTAAAACCATGAAGCCAGAGAAAATTATCTTTAGTGAAAGCCATTTTGTAGAGTGTCATATTTATAAGGACAATAAGAACTATACTTTAAAGTATGGAGATAAAAAATATTAA
- a CDS encoding alkaline phosphatase, giving the protein MKRNMRRLVVLMLILTLAFTSSIAYAGEAKEVKAPKYIFYFIGDGLGLSQRQVGELFLQEASNDKSKKLMMNTLPVTGLKTTYSSNTLVTDSAAAGTALATGHKTDNGVISKTPDGKDLKTILELAEEKGYATGLVSTTRITHATPASFASHNVNRDNENEIAVDFLDSGVEFFAGGGYRHFAPKAWEFGKSKRKDERDLLKEFAGLGYNVFAGEKDSANFLKFAPKGKEKVFAALSYSHLPYDIDRLSTLDTPSLSQLTEKGIEVLSQYEDGFFMMVEGGRIDHAAHSNDPVGTIHDVLAFDDAIKKAYKFYEKNPADTLIIVAADHETGGLGLGMGLDYFLNLEELFDVKASTEAIGYEDKKYDGNREEYFKYIEKVYSLENLTEKERAEIEKAMDLEDKGIEGSKREYGYLTKEPTAIAVAHVISNRANIYWTTFAHSGVPIPLTAVGVNAEDFSGYNDNTMIAKKLAKIIGGEL; this is encoded by the coding sequence ATGAAAAGAAATATGAGGAGACTTGTTGTGCTTATGTTAATCCTTACTTTAGCATTCACATCTAGTATTGCTTATGCTGGAGAGGCTAAGGAAGTTAAAGCACCTAAGTACATATTTTATTTCATTGGTGATGGTTTAGGCTTATCACAAAGACAAGTGGGGGAATTATTTTTACAAGAAGCTAGCAATGATAAATCTAAGAAGTTAATGATGAATACTTTACCTGTGACAGGACTTAAAACTACTTATTCATCTAACACATTAGTTACAGATTCAGCAGCTGCAGGAACTGCCCTTGCTACTGGACATAAAACTGATAATGGAGTTATATCTAAAACTCCAGATGGAAAAGATCTTAAAACTATACTAGAGTTAGCAGAAGAAAAGGGATATGCTACAGGTCTAGTAAGTACTACTAGAATAACTCATGCTACACCAGCATCTTTTGCATCTCACAATGTAAATAGAGATAATGAAAATGAAATAGCAGTAGACTTCCTAGATAGTGGTGTGGAATTCTTTGCAGGTGGTGGATATAGACACTTTGCACCAAAGGCATGGGAATTTGGAAAATCTAAGAGAAAAGATGAAAGAGATTTATTAAAGGAATTTGCAGGCTTAGGATACAACGTATTTGCAGGGGAAAAGGATAGTGCTAATTTCTTAAAGTTTGCTCCAAAGGGAAAAGAAAAAGTATTTGCAGCTTTATCTTATTCTCATTTACCATATGATATTGATAGATTAAGTACTTTAGATACTCCTAGTTTATCTCAATTAACTGAAAAAGGTATTGAAGTATTATCTCAATATGAAGATGGATTCTTTATGATGGTTGAAGGTGGAAGAATTGACCACGCAGCTCACTCAAATGATCCTGTTGGAACTATTCATGACGTATTAGCATTTGATGATGCTATTAAAAAGGCTTATAAATTCTATGAAAAGAATCCAGCGGATACTTTGATTATAGTTGCTGCTGACCACGAAACTGGTGGACTTGGATTAGGTATGGGTCTTGATTATTTCTTAAATTTAGAAGAACTATTTGATGTGAAAGCTTCTACAGAGGCTATAGGATATGAAGATAAGAAATATGATGGAAATAGAGAAGAATACTTTAAGTATATAGAAAAAGTATATAGCTTAGAAAATTTAACTGAAAAAGAAAGAGCAGAAATAGAAAAGGCTATGGATTTAGAAGACAAAGGTATTGAAGGTAGCAAGAGAGAATATGGTTACCTAACTAAGGAACCTACTGCCATTGCCGTAGCTCACGTGATTTCTAATAGAGCTAATATTTACTGGACTACTTTTGCTCACTCTGGAGTACCAATTCCACTTACAGCTGTTGGCGTTAATGCTGAAGATTTCAGCGGATACAATGATAATACTATGATAGCTAAAAAATTAGCTAAAATCATAGGTGGAGAATTATAA
- a CDS encoding FMN-binding protein: MLKKKALLIGMTLVVAAGLFVGCGSKPEEAATENTQVEQKAEEVAYKDGVYKAEGDEFQNGWKATVSIEVKDGKIVSADWNGVDEEGATKKDASKDGKYPMVEKAGAKAPWHEQAQLAEAYLIETQDPKNIKYTDDEGHTDAISGASIKVSEFFTLAEKALEEAK; encoded by the coding sequence ATGTTAAAGAAGAAAGCTTTATTAATAGGTATGACATTAGTAGTAGCAGCAGGATTATTCGTAGGTTGTGGTTCAAAGCCGGAAGAGGCAGCTACTGAAAATACTCAAGTAGAACAAAAGGCTGAAGAAGTTGCATATAAAGATGGTGTATATAAGGCAGAAGGTGATGAATTCCAAAATGGATGGAAAGCAACAGTTTCTATAGAAGTTAAAGATGGAAAAATAGTTTCAGCTGATTGGAATGGAGTAGATGAAGAGGGAGCAACTAAGAAAGATGCTTCTAAAGATGGTAAATATCCAATGGTAGAAAAGGCAGGAGCTAAAGCACCTTGGCATGAACAAGCTCAGTTAGCGGAAGCATACTTAATAGAAACTCAAGATCCAAAAAATATTAAATATACGGATGATGAAGGACATACGGATGCAATTTCTGGAGCATCTATTAAAGTTTCAGAATTCTTTACATTAGCAGAAAAGGCACTAGAGGAAGCTAAATAG
- a CDS encoding ABC transporter permease produces MIRYVIKRLLMLIPVVVGVTFLVFFIISLTPGDVAAMIIGEGATQESIQQLRTDMGLDDPIIVQYGRYMGNLVTGDMGNSYATGKAVSAEIGSRFPNTFKLTVLSILISIGISIPIGVVSATKQYSIFDNLGMVLALIGISMPSFWLGLILIIIFALGLGWFPSGGADSFKSVILPAITLGVASTASITRTTRSSMLEVVRQDYIRTAKAKGVSNRVVIRKHALKNALIPAITVIGLEFGVLLGGAILTETVFSWPGIGRLMVESIQRKDAPMVLGCIIIFSVCFSIVNLVIDILYAYIDPRIKANYE; encoded by the coding sequence ATGATTAGATATGTAATTAAAAGATTATTAATGCTAATACCAGTGGTGGTTGGGGTAACCTTTTTAGTGTTTTTTATTATCAGCCTGACTCCTGGGGATGTGGCAGCAATGATCATAGGTGAGGGGGCTACACAAGAATCAATTCAACAATTGAGGACAGATATGGGACTAGATGATCCGATTATAGTTCAATATGGAAGATATATGGGGAATTTAGTAACTGGAGATATGGGAAATTCTTATGCTACGGGGAAGGCCGTATCCGCTGAAATCGGTTCAAGATTTCCTAACACCTTTAAGTTAACGGTACTTAGTATTCTCATCTCAATAGGAATATCCATTCCAATAGGTGTAGTTTCAGCAACGAAACAGTACTCCATATTTGATAATTTAGGAATGGTATTAGCTCTCATAGGAATTTCCATGCCATCATTCTGGTTAGGCCTTATATTAATCATTATTTTCGCCTTAGGGCTCGGGTGGTTTCCATCAGGGGGAGCAGATAGTTTCAAAAGCGTAATACTACCTGCAATCACCTTAGGTGTAGCATCAACAGCCAGTATTACCAGAACTACAAGGTCATCCATGCTTGAAGTTGTGAGACAAGACTATATTAGAACAGCAAAGGCAAAGGGAGTTAGTAATAGGGTTGTAATTAGGAAACATGCTCTAAAGAATGCTCTTATTCCAGCCATTACAGTCATAGGTTTAGAGTTTGGTGTTTTACTAGGGGGAGCCATTTTAACTGAAACGGTTTTTTCATGGCCAGGAATTGGCAGGTTGATGGTAGAGTCCATTCAAAGAAAAGATGCCCCCATGGTTTTAGGATGTATTATTATATTTTCCGTGTGCTTTAGTATAGTAAACCTAGTGATTGATATTTTGTATGCATATATTGATCCTAGGATTAAAGCAAATTATGAGTAG